A single Desulfovibrio porci DNA region contains:
- a CDS encoding CidA/LrgA family protein gives MRQTWRLLWQTAVLAAIAWLADYAVTVLDLPVPGNVLGIMVLFLLLSAGVVKERWISEAASFLLRHLVFFFIPVAVGLMNWGEVFYDYGWVLLGAIVGSTALPLLVTGWLAGALRRRPEKEKAQCS, from the coding sequence ATGCGACAAACCTGGCGCTTGCTCTGGCAGACGGCTGTGCTCGCCGCCATTGCCTGGCTGGCGGACTATGCGGTCACGGTGCTGGATCTGCCCGTTCCCGGCAATGTTCTGGGTATCATGGTACTTTTCCTCCTGCTGAGCGCGGGCGTCGTCAAGGAACGCTGGATAAGCGAGGCAGCTTCCTTTCTTCTCAGGCACCTGGTCTTCTTTTTCATTCCCGTGGCCGTGGGCCTGATGAACTGGGGCGAGGTCTTTTATGACTATGGCTGGGTCTTGCTGGGGGCCATTGTCGGCAGCACGGCCTTGCCTCTGCTGGTGACCGGCTGGCTGGCCGGGGCGTTGCGCCGCAGGCCGGAGAAGGAAAAAGCGCAATGTTCCTGA
- a CDS encoding LrgB family protein, translated as MFLTTFLCVAGTLLVYQCVLRLYLRYRHPLINVVGISAAVIIAVLLLCGLPYSTYEPAKKLMTSLIGAATVSLALPLYRYRKLLWRNAPAILVSVSAGAFAAMFSAGLMAQAGGLPRQVVMSILAKGVSIPFAVEIAAIYDGIPSLAAAFVVATGTLGSLLGAWALTLARVASPFARGLTLGTISHAQGTAAALQENEEAGAMAGLAMILAGLLTAAFAPPVVWLLGMVHGG; from the coding sequence ATGTTCCTGACGACGTTTCTGTGCGTGGCGGGCACGCTGCTTGTTTACCAGTGTGTGCTCCGTCTGTATCTGCGCTACCGGCATCCGCTGATCAACGTCGTCGGCATCAGCGCGGCCGTGATTATCGCCGTACTGCTGCTCTGCGGTCTGCCCTACAGCACGTATGAACCCGCAAAAAAACTGATGACCAGCCTGATCGGCGCGGCCACGGTCAGCCTTGCGCTGCCGCTGTACCGTTACAGAAAGCTGCTCTGGCGCAATGCCCCGGCCATTCTCGTCAGCGTGAGCGCGGGGGCCTTCGCGGCCATGTTTTCCGCCGGGCTCATGGCCCAGGCCGGGGGGCTGCCGCGCCAGGTTGTCATGTCCATTCTCGCCAAGGGGGTTTCCATTCCTTTCGCGGTGGAAATTGCCGCCATTTATGACGGCATCCCCTCCCTGGCCGCTGCTTTTGTGGTGGCCACAGGGACGCTGGGATCCTTGCTGGGAGCCTGGGCGCTGACGCTGGCGCGCGTCGCTTCCCCTTTCGCGCGCGGGCTGACGCTGGGCACCATCTCCCATGCCCAGGGCACGGCGGCGGCCCTTCAGGAAAATGAGGAGGCCGGGGCCATGGCCGGTCTGGCCATGATCCTGGCGGGCCTGCTCACTGCCGCG